AGTAGGAGCTTCTTGTACCAAAATAAATAATTGGATGCAAACTTAGAAACCTCTACAGAAGAATCTTTTTGCTATCTTAGAAAAATGTCTAGTAGTTTCCAAAACAGTGAGGAGCACCAACCACTTGTTTCAGACACCTATCCTTGCAGGTTACTCGAAGGGCTTCTCAATTTGCGGATAAAGAACATTCTGTGCGACGTAATACTGGAGGCTGAAGGAGTCACCTTTCCAGCACACAAAGTCGTTCTAGCGTCTGCGAGTAGCTATTGCAAATTATTATTACAGAGCCAACATGATAAAGCTATTAAGTTAAATAATGTCAGTGCAAGAGGGCTCAAGCATGTGCTGGATTTTATTTATTCAAACAGACTAGATCTTACTTTAGATACTATTGAAGATGTATTAAAAGCGGCAGAGAGTTTGTTGGTCCGGGATGCAATCAAACTATGCTTTAGCTTCCTCGAAGAACATCTCAGTCAGAGAAATTGTTTGGACATCTTTAAAATAACTCAAAAATTTGGACCCGAGGAGTTAAAACAAAAAGCATTTTTGTATCTGAATCAGCACTACAAATACATACTAGAAAATCATCACTATCTGGTAGAACTGGATAAAGCAGCTCTGTGCAAAATTCTAGAGAACAATGATATACAAGAGTACAGTGAACTGGAACTATTTAATTGTGCATCAATGTGGTTGCATCATGATAAACATAGACTGAAAGATGCTGCTGATGTTCTGAAAAGAATTCGATTCTGCCTCATTTCAGCTACAGATTTACAGAAATATGTTCAAGAAATCTCAATTATGAAAACTGATTCCCAGTGCTACAAATACCTCCAGGAAGCACTTAGTTACCATTCTCGGATATATGCTCAGCCCATGCTGTCGTCTGACCATACATGGATTCGGTCAAACTCTGAAAATATGTTGATCCTTGGAGGCCGCACCACAAATAACAATGTTTGCAGTGATATTTGGGTTGCAGATGAGACTGGCAACTGTTGGAGAAAACTGGGAGAAATGCGTGTTCCTTTGTACAATCACGGGATAGTGGTTGTGAATAATTTTGTGTTTGTTATAGGTGGGCAAAACAGATTTGATGCCACTGGAAACCAGCCATCAAATGAGGTACGTCCTTAGAACCTGCATTAACAGTGacaatttaaaaaattaaaatcaCATACTTTCAGAAATTTGACAGGGCTAGTCCTCaacttttggctgcacttcagtcccacgctcaggATATTTAGCCACCCAGTGTGGAGAGGGGCGGACAATGAGAGGACCTCCTCGTgggtctgctcctgggcctggtcaagGTGGCCATTGCAGCGCTGCTCGGGACCAGATTTTTCTAGGTTAGCATGTGGAATCCTGTGAATGGGCCAAGCAACCAAAAAAAAATGATGGGGAGCATTGGTGGTCGCTCTGGCTGCCTGCCTGTCTTGTCCGCATCCAAATGGCCTTGGAGAAGAGCACACTGTGCCTGCTGGTAGGCTTGAGGCTTTCCACGACCGGTGAGCATGCCAGAAGTGAATTGTGGATAATAGTACCTGTAATATTATTTAATGTGATATATTTCCTTTGTTTTTTTATGATTTTATTAGTTATGCCCCACTAAAAAGGATGACATTACATATTTTGGGTTGATGACACTGAGGCAACCCCATGTCTTCTTACAGCTTTCTACAAGGTGCCTCAAGGCTCATGACAAAGATTAAGATGCAGAGTGTCAAGGATCAGATATCAGAATGGATTGAAAGATGGCTACAAAATAGAGAATAGGATTCAAGGAAAGTTTCTCAGACTGGCAGAATGTGGGAAGTGGTGTCCAGCAGGAATTAGTGCTGTGCCCACtggtgtttctgtgctgtacattctatataacTTGTACTGATTTGTCTCGCTTCAGTTGGAACTAATTTGTAGCTTAAAAAAATTGTAAACTTGACATTCAATTCATTATTTTTGaatatatatttattataaatTATCAAGAGCGACTGAGATTTCAACATTTGCAAATCTGACGACAGCTATTTTGCGAGTTGTATGGACTTAAGCATATGCTTGTTAAAGACACCCAGGCATCACCTCTCTGTAACCCTACTAGACTGAAAGCCACCGAGTTTAGTCCATGTGCTAATAACTGGACATAATTGTGGTAAAATAAAACATTGCCATATTCGCAATAGAGCCTAACCGCCTATGTCTAAAAATTCTGTCCAACAAATCTAGTCATTACAAACTGTAGAGCATTAACTTGAGAAGCCAGTGTGTGATCGGCTTCCCTGCAGAATTATAGGAAGGTATCATAAGTGCATTGCCAATGTTTGACATTGCTTTGTCTGAGTATTGATCTGGCAGTAAAATACTATTGAAAGACAAAATTAATTGCAGTCCAAAGATAGAAATATTGCTGTACAGGTAATGCCAAGAAAGAAAATGAAATCAGTGAggcattaaagttaagtacaagagTCAACTTTGTGATATCAAATCAGTTTACAAATGTGAAGATATTCCAAATTACAGTACTTTTCACAAAAAATTATATTCAATTTGACATTTAGGTGTTGctgatcataggcggtccctcgatcgaggatgacttgcttccacgagttcacaggtgtttcaatgaaggacctgatgttccagaccTGAACACCaattgaggggttggaagatgactgtgcgtgaattttaacgtgtggtgaccattgcacaccagccaccacatgggcttgacagagctaggactttatctaatggcaagggttaaccaggacgactgctctgctgcacggacctagtgcgcacacatatcgcagtgtgggccggcctgTGCTGCCTCcaagccctcggctcttctgggccccgtaccctcatattTATTGAGACCCTGATGCAAATAAACTAATTACACATGCATGCACCCATGTACCTTATTTCAGTTATGTTGTTCATATGTGGATTGCTACTTTATTACTGAAGGTTTAAGATTAAACAAAGAGATATTGCTTCAGTGCTAGACACAACTTAGCTGGAGATTTTTATTGCTGGCGAATGTAATGCACAACCAGAATCTCTCATTACATTTTCCAGGCAAAGTGAATGTTTGTTTAATTTTCACCATGAAAAAAACATTTGAATATTAGATGAAGTGTTTATAAAATGTTGAAAAAATTATTTTAATGCCTATAAAGTTGATCCTTTATGAATGATTAAAAAATAAACCTCAGACACTGTAAAGCCTTGATTGCCATATTAACCTACTATGCTAAAAGAGCATGAGCATATGGAATCACCCTAACACCTCCCTGAAAAGAGATTTGTTGATGTCAGCTGACCCAGAGATACTAATGCGAGGCAATGTAAAAATGAGAAAATTCCCCTATACTGCTATTTTGTAGCCGTTTCAAAATGTGATCTCGGCAGATGCTAGTTAACAGGTTATCTGACAGCCGCCTTTTTTTATTATTtgttgtgggcgtcactggcaaggccagcatttattgcccattcctaattgccctcgagaaggtggtggtggtgagctgccttcttgaattgctgcagtttttttttatttcaaaatatatactttattcatataaaaatttgcatgatacattggaaggcagttcagtacatttggatgcgatcAGTAATTCCAtataatacatttggatgctgacggcagttccgttcaatacatttgcttgctttacatttcagggtacaattcagtacaatccaggatacattgtaatacagtcatcaaattacgttacatgtggcactatacagtacacggaatgggtgagggtacagttacatttctttacaacatacattactaaacagttgctgaactggcattatacatggcactgcatcagtgttttcagatcatggtgctctatgtatacaaaggtttacaagtacagcccgagaggAGTTTTATACtaaggctcttccccaccgtgctttTGCGGCaattgcaccaatttttagtgcgtccctcagcacctactcctggatcttggattgcgccagtctgcaacacgcagatgtggatatctccttgctctggaagaccagcaaatttcggcaagaccaaagtgcgtctttcaccgagttgatggccctccagcagcagatgatgtctgtctcggcatatgtccctgggaacagtacgtagagcagagtcctgtgttatggagctgcttgggatgaaccttgacagctaccattgcatctccttccagacctaccttgcaaaggggcagtcccaaaggagatggatgaccgtctcgtccgcaccacagccaactcgggggcagagtgccgtgtctctgaacccctggctgtgcatgaaggatctgacgggtatggcccttctcaccgccaaccaagctacgtcttggtgcttgtgaaagttctggcgatgagacattctgccaaacgagttcgacagtctgctcgggaaaCCGTCCGAAAGGATCCATCATcaccttcttttgtagggcgtccaggaccttgcgtgccaaccactgctttatggccttgtggtcaagtgtttttcttgaaaaacttttccacgaaggacaggtgctgctctgagcgttccgcggcagcttggccagacccatccttcgcaacaccggggacagatagaatctcagcacgtagtgacacttggcggtctatgcacagcttgatgcagccgcacacaaaggtggccgtcaggatgagggccacgtttggaacgtccttttccccccttgtccagagatttgtacatcgtgactCTGCGGCcatggtccattttcgatctccagacgaagtggAAGACGGCGCGGGTGACTACCACGGGCCAGATACAACAacagcgagagcacctcactcctcatGACTagattctttcctgcaatggagtgtgagcgcagcttccaccatcatcccagtttatgtttcgctttagcgatacgctccttccagtttttgccgcACGCCCAGtcagctccgaaccatattcccaaaaccttcaggtaatctgacttcgcggtgaagggaataaaggatcagttggaccagcttccaaagaacatggcctcgcttttgccgcGATTTACCTTTGCTccagaggccagttcaaactggtcgcagattgtgagcaatccgcggaccgactgcggatccgagcaaatgaCGGCAACattgtccatgtacagggaggtcttgacctgagcacctctgctgcctgggattgtcacccccctaatgtccgcatccttcctgatggactcggcaaagggctcgatacagcacacaaacaagacagaggagaggggacagccttgcctgactccagatctgatcggaaacctttcagtttcccacccgttgattagaactgtgctactgatgtctgtgtagagcagttggatccaattgcagataccctccccaaaccccatcttggagagcacgtcaatCAGGTAAGTGTGCGATATCCTATCAAAGGCCttttcctggtccaagctgattaaacaggtgtccaccctcctgtcccgcatgtaGGCAATCgtattaggtggcagtcggacgagagggctgtggctggtgaggtgaccagggtcagggacctgcttgatggcggaggagcgggctggatggcgccagacacgctggcgcggcgcctaaattcggccgatgtccgccgcgcggccgatgccatcgagtttctaaaaacagcactgggccccgtctccgttaggtgtatcgaggaggctcaggcacgtggggagatcccatccgaaatgACCCCCGTcctgacggaattcctcatcggcgccaaaccccggaacctccctcgggagccggcgcctcacaacttgagccgcctcggggaaatcccctccgtgcctttcagttctgcgcggaggggtttcctgtacaggctgctcctgcacacactcaactttgccatcctcgtctgccgtctggacacgccatgccgtaccatcttgccgtccggaggaggcgggggtccccgatggagtgcactctatgcgggagtcctgccattatttatcggggacttggcctggagggtggtgcacggagcagtcccgtgcaataaatttttaagccggttcacgggctcccaggcagcctgcaatttctgcggtctggaagagtccgtgttccacgtttttattgaatgtgcgaggttgcagcccctgttccaatatttaaaggggctgctcctgaaattctggttgcacttcagtcccacactgctgatctttgggcaccctgtgcggaggggagcgggtaggtccgagggcctcctcgtaggactgctcctgggcacggccaagggtgccatcagctggtccaagcagcgggcggtcgttcagcctgactgcctgcctctcttccgcgcgtacatctgcgccagggtgtccttagagatggagcacgcggtgtccaccggtacgctcgcggccttccgcgagaggtgggcgccggagggactggagtgcatcatcacccccggcaaccaaattttaatttgattttatgttttaaagtttaatttgttttaactgccgggttttagtgtccccctccccttttatagggggcacttgtaaattatgtttttagagcccaaaaaaacccccaaaaaatctacaaaaatattttaaaaaaacaaaaaaacaaaacaaaaaaaaaaggccttgcgaaatgtttggagcgtcccccagatcgggggtcacttgacctaatgtttatttgtctcctctaaaagagttgtaggcaATCGTAGCCCTGAGTAGCGCGAGACTATCAGAGATccccctgccggggacagcgcaggtctggttcgggtggatcaccagctccagagcagacttgaccctgtttgcgatgaccttcgacaggatcttgtagtccacattgagcagcgaaatgggctgccagttttagatttcctccctctcccccttctgcttgtagatgagggtaatGATGCCTTTCctaattgattctgacatactgccggacagaagcatacccccgtacacttccagcaggtctgggcccatccagtcccacagagctgaatacaactcgaccggtaagccgtcgcgagggaccggacggcctttgtcatctcgtccagagttagcgggtgatcCAGACTCTCCTGCTTGCTGTTGTCCAAAACCtcggagatagacgacaggaaagactgggaggccgcgcggcctgtgggcttgacgtcgtacagcccggcatagaaggatttgctgatcctcagcatgtcgggctgtgaagacgtcacagaaccatcttcttcctttaggctgctgatcacagagctcccccgtgtacctttggaagaagaaacgcgaacacgtctcatcctgctcgacagagcagaaaatgattttggaggactctgaggcaaagagcgaggcttgttgGCCCTTCACTTCTTGGAGTTCCTctgtgacatcgacccccatcgattgCAGCAGGAGCAAGTTTTGCTTACTCTTCtgcagttgggacaattccctctgtctccctctcgcctcctgaacacctttgaggatgaagaacctcttgatgtttgtcttgattgtttcccaccagtgcatcggggaatcacagaggggttttacggttctccaacctttgttctccatccctcgagttcctcaacgttttccagggtcaacagtttcacgttgagcttccatatccccctgccaactttctgctcTTCCtatgggaggcagtcggccagtaggaagtagtggtcagagaagaacaccggcatgATGTCGGTGGATCTGAtcttgagcatgtgggacacaaacaggaagtctattctggaacagacggacccgtctggtctcgaccaggtgtatctgcgccgtgctccatctgcagggttgctgaagacgtcgcacagcttggcatcttttaccacgtccatcaggagtttggatgtggtgtccagtttgctgtcggctctgctagaTCATCCAGCCGCATcatgaaatcaccgcccagaacgaccggtctggatgtcgctagcagcagtgggagctgctggaggagggccagccgcttgcttctgagaggcgaggcatacacgttaattagccttagaggaacatttttatacaatacatctgctacaaGGAGGCAGccacccaccacctccttaacttcgatgatgaagtggcctccccgcagcagaatgcccaggccggaggaacggcaatcgttgcctcctgaccaccactgcgaccactgccggtaactgaagTGCGGCAGCAGtcctgcaagaatagcaggtctgccttgaccttggcgaggtaccccaaggtggaaacacactgCGTAATTGACTTAATGCTACACatgttaatggatgcaatctttaaactcatttttaaattggtgataaCAATCCAAAAATTACATTTCAAACACACaatcctttggccctgtggcctgttcccgtatacataggttaactttaaacttttctactgcaccttggctgagatatgggttgtcctctgccttggggatggttcgaccaggAGACGCCAGCAGTGTGGACTGGGGGTCCTCCATGccaactgggctgccctcgcctggtgttggttgttccttatCTGCATCCCTTGTGGTGTCATCGCTCACAGCGTCTGGAGCTGGGGTGTATCTGTCACttcgtcgctcccagagatccaGAGCGAGGGTGCATTGGTGGCTTCATCGCTCCCGGACATCCAGAGTGGAAGTGCATCGGTTGCTGTTTCGCTCCCGGAAATCCGGAGCTGGGTTTCATCCGTTGCTTCCAGAAATCCGGAGCAGGGGTAcatcggtgacatcactgctcccgggATCCCGGAGCTGGACTGTGCTGGTCgcattggcgttttgcctcttctggtggtagtgggggcttttaCCCTGCCCTTCATCACCGgatgagctgcagccactgctgtctgTTGTGGACGGTAGCTGTCTTTTGCCCCTCAtttctgcaggaggcctcttttcctttgacttgcaGGCCGCCGCCTTCTTCTTGACGAGCTGCTATTCCCGTTTTctttctgctccctcctcttccatggactcggtgtctcgggggtggggggggggaaagtttcactgctgggtgttagtgtctggcggcttgccgtggcagactttccttcctcctctcagtcagtgtcgactagggcggtggtttgttcgcacggtgtcttggaggggagggaggtgtctGTCTCCTCTTGGGCGTTgcactcctcagctttctcctcacatgtcaccaggttctttgccacctgcgcatagctgaaattctgcttggggcaggccttgtacagatgtccagcctgaTCACAAGGattgcagcacttgctctctttacagttctttgtctggtgtccttccttcttgcagttgcggca
This DNA window, taken from Pristiophorus japonicus isolate sPriJap1 chromosome 20, sPriJap1.hap1, whole genome shotgun sequence, encodes the following:
- the LOC139232512 gene encoding kelch-like protein 9, encoding MSSSFQNSEEHQPLVSDTYPCRLLEGLLNLRIKNILCDVILEAEGVTFPAHKVVLASASSYCKLLLQSQHDKAIKLNNVSARGLKHVLDFIYSNRLDLTLDTIEDVLKAAESLLVRDAIKLCFSFLEEHLSQRNCLDIFKITQKFGPEELKQKAFLYLNQHYKYILENHHYLVELDKAALCKILENNDIQEYSELELFNCASMWLHHDKHRLKDAADVLKRIRFCLISATDLQKYVQEISIMKTDSQCYKYLQEALSYHSRIYAQPMLSSDHTWIRSNSENMLILGGRTTNNNVCSDIWVADETGNCWRKLGEMRVPLYNHGIVVVNNFVFVIGGQNRFDATGNQPSNEVFRFDPRNSSWLQVAGMLERRTRFHADAVFDHIISVAGGTLLGNLTNTVEEYKSEENKWEFITPFPVAVADHTGAVHKGILYISGGFSAGKALKDLYSYLPRLQRWIINQSMTVARCDHGMATIGDKIFCVGGRTLNSSGEWLHVNETEYYVPAADQWMTLKVSPFDCCQFSTSVHNSKLYITGGGSLRQMAKMESVFIYDPEARRWERSGALPLPVMDHAACTVKLSGEVLNKLKSEESVHPILGTKKSSTLNLFVTD